A window of Candidatus Methylomirabilota bacterium contains these coding sequences:
- a CDS encoding protein-L-isoaspartate O-methyltransferase produces the protein MIEEQLRARDIIDERVLTAMERVPRHLFVEPTLQYYAYEDRPLSIGAGQTISQPYIVALMVQLLRVLPSYRVLEVGTGSGYQAAILAELAAEVYTVEIIPSLAESAGARLEALGYRNVRTRQGDGYEGWLEAAPFDGIVVAAGAPEIPLPLIQQLCEGGRIAIPVGIAGATQDLILGEKRSGKLQIRSIAPVLFVPLTGKGGADSWRKADW, from the coding sequence ATGATAGAGGAGCAGCTCCGAGCCCGGGATATCATCGATGAGCGGGTGCTTACTGCTATGGAGAGGGTTCCGCGTCATCTGTTCGTCGAGCCGACCCTGCAATATTATGCGTATGAAGACCGTCCGCTTTCCATCGGCGCCGGTCAAACGATCTCTCAGCCGTACATTGTTGCGCTCATGGTCCAACTCCTCCGGGTACTGCCGTCATATCGAGTCCTTGAGGTAGGGACCGGTTCGGGCTACCAGGCCGCGATCCTGGCCGAGTTGGCGGCCGAGGTCTATACCGTGGAGATCATCCCGTCGCTGGCCGAGAGCGCCGGCGCGCGACTCGAGGCGCTCGGATACCGGAATGTGCGTACCCGTCAGGGAGACGGGTACGAGGGCTGGCTGGAGGCCGCTCCCTTCGACGGGATTGTTGTCGCAGCCGGCGCTCCCGAGATCCCCCTTCCCCTGATCCAACAGCTATGCGAAGGGGGGCGAATCGCGATCCCGGTTGGGATTGCCGGGGCAACGCAAGATCTGATCCTCGGGGAGAAGCGTAGCGGAAAGTTGCAGATCCGTTCCATTGCGCCCGTCCTCTTCGTGCCGC